The DNA region GTCCTTTGTTCACAATCAGCTTTGCAAAAGCTTTGGTAGCTTCATTAACCTTAGCGCCAAGTATATTTTCCAGGATCCCTGATTTCTTATCCAAAGGAACAATAGGATTTCTAAGAATGGCTTCCAGCTCCGGATTCTGATCGATCACTTGCTCTAAAAAAACCATATCATTTTTAATTTCCTCAAGGGCATTCCGCTCCTTTGCGAGATCAATTAATGATTTGGCGTATCTTGATGCTGCTTTATTTTCTGACATTTTTTGGGGTATATCTAGCTAAACAAAAACCAATTAGTTTAATTCAACATCTTTTAAAAGATTAGCAACTAAATCCTCCTGCTTAGCTTTATCCTGAAGCTGGTTACGCAATACGCGTTCAGCAATATCCAGTGATAAAGTGGAAACCTGGCTTTTTAATTCCGCTAAAGCTGCTTTCTTCTGATTCTCGATCTCAATTTTTGCTTTTTCAATCAGTTTGGCACCTTCGTTATGCGCTTGCGTTTTAGCCTCATTAACAATATTATCTTTCAGCGTCTTTGCTTCCTTAAGGATCAGGTCGCGCTCAGCACGAGCCTGTTTAATCAACTCTTCGTTCTGAGTAGTTAAACGTGCCATTTCAAGCTTAGCCAATTCAGCTTTATTTAAAGCCTCATCGATGCTTTGCTCACGCTCGTGAATGGAAGCCAGGATTGGTTTCCAGGCAAATTTCCTAAGCAAAATCAACAGACCAACAAAAGCTACTGTTGTCCAAAAAACTAATCCTATACTTGGGAGAACTAAAGGGTTCATATGTTCTTAACTTTCTTAATGTAATTTTAATTTAGATCAGGAAAATAACCAACCGTTATTTTCCTGATCATAAAAATAATTCTGTTTGCTATTAAACTTGTAAGCCTAATAATGAAACTACCACACCGAATAAAGCAGCACCCTCAATAAGGGCAGCAGCGATAATCATCGCAGTTTGAATTTTTGATGCAGCTTCTGGCTGACGAGCAATACCTTCCATTGCTTTTCCACCAACTTGACCGATACCGATACCGGCACCAATTACTGCTAAACCGGCACCTATCGCCGCGATTGAACCTACCATAACTAATTTAATTTATATATAATTTGTAAAAAATAGTTTCTAATTAATGATGATGCTCCTCTACAGCCATTCCAATAAACAGCGCAGTAAGCAAGGTAAAAATAAAGGCCTGTAAAAACGCTACCAGCAATTCCAGCACATCCATAAATAACACGAATGCAATTGATACCGGCGCCATAGCCAAAGTTTCAAATATAAAGATCAGTGAAATTAAGCTCAGTACAATGATGTGACCAGCCGTGATGTTGGCAAACAAACGGATCATCAAGGCAAAAGGCTTAGAAATTACACCGATAAGCTCTACAGGGATCATAATTGGATACAACCACCATGGCACATCCGGCAAAAGGATATGTTTCCAATAGTATTTATTGCCATTTAAGTTCACAATCAGCAAGGTACCTATCGCCAGTACAAATGTAAGGGCAATATTACCGGTTACGTTTGCACCTCCAGGAAAAATAGGAACCAAACCCAGCATGTTGTTGATCCAGATAAAGAAAAATACGGTTAACAGGTATGGCATAAACTTTTCATACTTATGACCGATATTAGGTTTTGCAATGTCATCTCTTACAAAAAGGATGATCGGCTCGATAAATGACTGTAAACCCTTAGGCGCTTTACCTACGCGTTTTTTATAAGCCGATGCGACAGAGATAAACACAATGAGAATAACAGCGATAGCAACAAACATTGCCGCAACGTTCTTGGTAATAGAGAAATCCAGCAACTGAGCCGACAGTGCTTCATCAACCTGACCATCAGCACCCACAATCTTAACTTTGTCCTCTACTAAACGGTAAGTATATTTTGCACTGGTATAATCGTGTTCTCCATGATGAAAATGACCGGAAGAGAACATATCCAAACCTGCAGGTGTATAAACAATTACCGGAAGTGGTAAGGAAGTGTGCCCCCATAAATGCCACATATGCGAATCCGCAATGTGCTCCATAATTACCTTTGTAGGTTCAAATTTTTCTTTTCCATGTGACGTATCATGTTGCCCGGCATGTGCAGGAGTGGCTAAGGCAACAGAATCTGGTGAAACTACAGCAC from Pedobacter africanus includes:
- the atpB gene encoding F0F1 ATP synthase subunit A, which translates into the protein MDCSHVFKFKVNRLIVVFALFLAFFSVTSPAFAQVDSAVVSPDSVALATPAHAGQHDTSHGKEKFEPTKVIMEHIADSHMWHLWGHTSLPLPVIVYTPAGLDMFSSGHFHHGEHDYTSAKYTYRLVEDKVKIVGADGQVDEALSAQLLDFSITKNVAAMFVAIAVILIVFISVASAYKKRVGKAPKGLQSFIEPIILFVRDDIAKPNIGHKYEKFMPYLLTVFFFIWINNMLGLVPIFPGGANVTGNIALTFVLAIGTLLIVNLNGNKYYWKHILLPDVPWWLYPIMIPVELIGVISKPFALMIRLFANITAGHIIVLSLISLIFIFETLAMAPVSIAFVLFMDVLELLVAFLQAFIFTLLTALFIGMAVEEHHH
- the atpE gene encoding ATP synthase F0 subunit C, translating into MVGSIAAIGAGLAVIGAGIGIGQVGGKAMEGIARQPEAASKIQTAMIIAAALIEGAALFGVVVSLLGLQV
- the atpF gene encoding F0F1 ATP synthase subunit B, whose protein sequence is MNPLVLPSIGLVFWTTVAFVGLLILLRKFAWKPILASIHEREQSIDEALNKAELAKLEMARLTTQNEELIKQARAERDLILKEAKTLKDNIVNEAKTQAHNEGAKLIEKAKIEIENQKKAALAELKSQVSTLSLDIAERVLRNQLQDKAKQEDLVANLLKDVELN